Below is a genomic region from Miscanthus floridulus cultivar M001 chromosome 1, ASM1932011v1, whole genome shotgun sequence.
GTTTTACTTTGAACACTCGCCGTATGCTTATACGCTTCATCTAATTGTGGCAGGTGGCCAATCTCAAGCTACTATGGAGGATTTTTCTAGCCAGTTGTTGGAGGTACGGTTGTACATTACCTGTCGCCTAATTCGAAAATGGTGTATGCTGTATTTCGTTCGTGGGGACCATTTTTATTTATACGTTGGAAGCTAGCTAGTTAAGCGGGCTCTTAGAGGTGTGTTGTTTTGCTATTAGAAGTGTACGCATATATACATCTCAAAAGAAGATGTAAATAAAATACATGAAGCATGATGGCCCAACAAATCATCATTTTGGTATTGTTGCACACAGACAGAGCAATatttttgctaggtttcttggcCTATATATACATGCCACTTTCGTGCCTTTTGCTTTGTCGCCCGTAACTCTTCCTTCTTGGTTACCGGTTttgatttcagctgtaaatgtTGAGCTGTGAATTAGAACACTGTAGCTTGGAGACCATTTTAACTTTGATCCGAGGAACGATTAGATCAGAGAGGATTCATATGTTTTCGTACATGTCGATCGATGCCCCACATTTGTCTCACGGGTGCTGCTGTCTTTATACGATTCTCTGTTTTACATGGGTTCAGTCAGATTCGTGCATGCTATGACCCAATCAGGGCCCGTGAACCTGGTACTCGGCCTCCGTATACCCATGAGCTACTGAGCTATGATGCAGCCCAACAAGCGTCGTCGGCGCAACCCTTGACCGTCTATAAAAGTGCAATTTGGAATAATGCAAGCCAAATTAACAAATTCCTTATGTCATGCAAAATAAGtagaaatatataaatatatattgttttttaatcaaatatataaatatatttaatTATCAATGAAAAAGTGGAAAACTTTAGTGGAAAAGAGGAATCCCTGTAGGCAGCCCGCCTCGCTCGCTTGGATTCCGCCCTAGCGGCTACGTCCGCTTCGCCATCGCTGCCGCCGGCGGCACCTACCTCGCcggcatccgccacctcctccccacccccttctccttctccgctCACCTCCCCACCCCCAACAGGTCGTCATGCCCGCTCAGACGCCACCGCCTCCCGTGGCGCCACATATGCTGGCGGCGCAACACCCGTTGTCGCTTCCTGGTCAGACTGGACAATAAATTGTCCAAGATTTCTGTTCATGATTTAATTAATTATACCATTAGCTGATCTAAGTTATAATAAGAATAATTTTTATTCTCAATCAAATTACATCAATAATTTAGTAGGAATATTTGATTATTAAGGATTAGGGAAGGATGAAGGATCCAAAGATCCATAATATtgtgtttattatttatttttatgtttataagaaaaatcatGATAGAATCCGGAaaacaaaaatgacatgcaaaataACAAGGGAAAGGGCATGAAACGGACCTGATAGtccagaaaagaaaagaaaaagagaaaaaagagaagaaaaaacaaaaagagaaAATTAAGAAAAGAAGTGGAACGAATATGAAAATGAAAAACAGATCAGATACAATAACTAATCAGAGATAGtctaaaaaatgaaaaaagcCAAACAGATGACGGAATAGGAAAGAAAAAAACGAATTTACTATATATAGTAATCGTATTGGGTATGGACTTTTTTGTGCATGAGTATGGACTCTTTGGTTAAACATAGACCATACATAACCCAATACGTTTTGGAATCGGACTCCGTATCGCGTTAGACAAGAGCTATTCTAATTCGTATATATGAGCACGAGTTATATATAAGTCTGGACAGAAGAAACTCTCGACTATCGgtagttagggggaggtggatcaataaaatggatggacgaaaaaaatggccgaaaattttgcctctttattattaggtttAGATATAGATTTTCTATTGTCATTTTCAGTTTCATTTTTCGGTAATTTTAATTTCTCTCTTTTTCATTGTGTATACTTTAGTTTCATTATTTCAGTTTTTTCACTGTTTCTTTTAGTTTTAGTTAAATAATTTTTTTCaatgtttttctttttatttttcagtCTAGTTTTTTAATGTTTTTAAATTGTAGTTTGCAGTCACTCTTTTAGGTTTGAATGCATTCCTAAATCCTACATATTAGTTGTATAATAACTTATCCTCTAAGTAGACACTTATGACATGCTTCTTCTAATTATTTGTTCCTCAGGGTGTAGCTTGTCTTACTTTGGGTCACTACTCTTATCTTTTTAATAAATGTTCCTCCAATTGTCAGCTAGTCATATTTCTCAGCTTATATAGTTGAAAGGAtcttgatgtcgcctagagggggtgaataggcctatttaAAACAAACTCACAGCGGAAGTTAAATTATAGGTGCGGCACTACTCCTCCCAaggtgcagcactgccgcactgCTGCACTGCCTCACTAAAAGTGTGGCACTGCTGCTCCTGCAGACAAGCTCGAACTACAATTCAAAAAATATCCAAGGAAAAGTAGATCGAGCAAATTACTGATGTTCCTGGAATAGTGTAGAGCCTATTCTACCACCAAGATATTGGCGAAAGTGCACGAGCAAGTAGATcgggaccaaaccctagaatcaccatAAATATAAGTATagcaatgcaaatcacaagaacacaagtgagacaccgatttatcctgtggttcagctCGTTACTAAGGCTTGCCTATCTCCACGTTGTTGAGATAGCCACAAAGGCTTTGGTCTCTTTTAACcttatcctcgttctcaagtcaagagaatgaattcttgagatgaggggtgatttcactagctgattgaggtgattacaaacctcttagggctgccacacaagttggcaagctctatggacgacgctctagccagctaggagtaagctccaagagtaacaaacgcaATCCACCGGCTTGAACGCTAACCAAGTACTCTAGGAGTTGAAGAACAGTTGGGGCTGCTCTCTAATGCAGTGTGGAGGCTCAAACTCTCTTGGATTTGGAATGGACTCAAAGGGAGAAGCTTGAGCGGCTCCAAtggtgagtgagggagagagagctgCTCTGGTCTATTTTGGACGAGCCGGAATGAGCAGAAGGTTCAAGAGAgccattggggaggaagaggaagggtataaatacccccagctccaacggtcacttgagtcatggcagtgccacactacggcagtgcctctctttaGGTGTGGCAGTGCCTCACCTATCAGGTAGCACAAAAGATAGGATTGCAAAGCTTGTTGTCTTGGCTGAGGCTTTAAGGATATTTGGTGGGTAaatgagcacttggttgcacattaaagcttgtgcattgtatcctcctttatagtatggcttttccttaATTCAAATTTAAAACATCAAAGAATTTAAACACCTTTGAGTTGGTCACCGCATCCTTTTATAATTGGGGGTTTCCACCATCGCATGTATTATCCTCTTTCTCAATATCACTTTATAAAGGCTTTGCAAACATCTTTATCTCATTTCTTCGAGCAAAcatatcttgagcatgtgacgtgaaccatttccatacatatgagttcacctcatggcttcaagtcacttctactaatgatttgatcctcaacacaatatgactccttatagcttgattagttcctcgactcaatgcaagtactctcttcttcaccttagccatggtacctcggtcctcaagccatagcttgcccttcatcttcgcTTAGTCTcttgaagccctttccttgctatctataccttatcaagccatacacaagtcacatcatattaagcatccattgaaaaaccatTTTTCAATAGTacgatccttgcttgaatatcttctagatagaaatgttgagatcaatcaagctttagtttgattcacataaagacatatatgaatcgacatcaatatggtcaagccaattcatgattcATTATATCCGCTTCATCTTGGCTTAACACTCCTAATACTCACTTCAATATTTATCTTCATACATCTAGCTTGatcaaagcaatgcaaagtgattttccaaatctttatccatacaaccAAACCAATACAAAatcctcatatcaatctcttttccttacactctctcccaatatttctccccctttggcattaatctcAAAAAAGGATCTCTCCGCCAAAAGGAGGAAATAATGATAGACAAGTGAGGGCAAGAGGTAGGTAAAAGTTCAGCATATAGGATTTCTCTCCTGAGTTTTCTATCAAACAAAGTATGCATCATGTTAAGTCAAGATTCTTTAGAAGTCAGCATAtttggctcatacctcacttagatgacaCTTTTAACATGAGACTGACTCATGCTGTCACCATAAGAGAtatcaaccaaatatctaaaTAATTCTCTAATCGTCACCACAAGAACAAACTCATGGTGTGACTTAAAatattgcatacacatgcacacactagcatgtaagGGCCTAGATGCAAAAAAGTAGTACAAgagttcatggagcgatatacctttgttctaagcctcataatctccacTGTGATCATGATATTTTGAATTTAGTGCTTTGAGGGGCTCAGCAAAATGCAAAAAGATTTTATTTGTGcccatctcttttaatcatgacctTCATGAAGATTTCACAAACTTGTGCTTGATCTGGTTTGAAATTCCATTGCTAGCTCTTCTAGTCATTTTGAGATACCAACTGAAGACATATTTCTTGATATACCGAATTGAAAGATTATccactaataccaattgaaatatgatcttcacaatttTGACACCACTTGAAAGAGAGTCTTCACAAGTTGATGCCAATTGGAATGGATTCTTGTATCTCATAATGTCACCTAGGgaatgctcataaagacaagagatTGCATTAAATTGTACAAGCTAGAGTTTCACAACTAGTGATCATTTTGTACGTGGAAGGCATGTAGATCACTAATTGTAAAACCTTACAACATAGACTAAATTCCCCCTTTttgatagtgcatacatatatatgtggaaggcaagaacatatgcacttttggtcaattaagtccaaacaagggaatttaagctatattatggagagtaACTACACAAGAGATAAAATTGCAATCCAAATGAACATGAGAGATAACTTTACCAATTTGGATTGAGTCAATGTAGCATACCCATGAGAAACTCATTCTCACCAAGAGACTACATaaattcactagaagaaaagATTAGTCTCAAAAGACACAAGACATAGAATGGGCTCtcccttaatatgtgcatcaagtaCTCAAATTACTTTGTCAAGTGCACTTGAATCGGTTTAAGAGTCAAGAGGagttcatcctatatcttggtcaaggcatGATAAATCTGCAACAATTAAAATTATGCCAATAAAACATACCACCACCAAGATAGATAGATCACCACATTGATATGACCATCATAAGTGAGACTTGATGATTTGGATAGCCATAGTTCTTCACTTGATGCCTCATGGTGAATTAGAGCTCTTATGATCATCCAAGATCCATATTTGGTTCCTAATTCTTTCTTTACCTAAAGCAACTCACACAgagagcaaaggtaaaattcATGAATTTTGCAAATAGTGAACTAGGAGTTACCACTGTTTGTTGATAAGATCCTGGGTGATCAATGGGATGGGTCATGTGCATATGATGAGCTCTAGAGAGAAGAAATAGCAATGAAAGCCCACTCTTCAATTCTTTTCTCCAATTCATTCAAATCTAGTTCCACTAAAGGATTGGGGCATTCGACAATAAACTAggagcacttggtttataaagACCAAGACCTCCTAGAATAACCTTTGGAGCACCCAAGGATTCCATTGGAACCATCCATCCTCCTTTGATGTTCTTCTTTTTccaatgtgtgtgagactactcaATATTAATTTTGAAAGAAACCATTAGTCCCATAAGATATAGGCTTAACTCCCCCTCAATTTATGAATACAAGAGTACACAAAGTACACTCATGCACATCAATAATTATGAGGTCAAGGGAGAAGTTTACACTATATTCCAACTAATCTCAAACTCCTTCAAGCTGCATGCAATCTAATTAGTTTTAGCTAGTTTCAGTTGCTTCTAATTGATTTCAAAGAGTTCCAACTAATTGTAGTCTATTGTTGCTACTTGTAACTGTAGAAGTCAACTAGTTTCATCTAGTTTTAATTGATTTCAGCTGTAGTTTCTGAAAGCCTATAACTAATTTCTTCTAGTTCCAATCGGTTGCAATTACTTGCTGCTTCTTGTATTTTGATTGTAACTCTTTGGACCCTTGTGTGAGTCTTTTTCTTTCATTGCATCTCCTTTAGACCAAACTAATGCTTATCATTTTTATTGATTCTTCATGACCAATCTTGAGAGCCACCTTAATCTTGTTGTTTTGATGCAATCCAATTCCATACAGTGAGTTTTCAGATTCTGTCTCTCTTGGAgaaaaattcatatctctcataCCACTAGTCCAATATACATAAAATTTGGTAGAGATGTGAACCCATGAATCCTCTAACTTGTATaaatattttagctcatttggactCCATTTGGTCAGTCAAATTAATTTTATACCAAAACTGCTAAGGTCTAAAACTGCAGTGCTGAAGCTGACAGAATTCAAGTCAAAACTGACTTTCGTCTAAACCAATCTTCATGCCAACTTTACAACAATAAGTACTAGGTGTGTATAGTATGCTCATAAAGTTCTAGGTCAATTCATCAGTATTTGATCTTCCAAATCCATGCTTGAAGGCAGCCAATTCAGAATTTTAATTTTCTGAACAGATTTGATAATTCCcaattcttctcttcttcttgtccaATTTTGAGGTGAATTTTGTTGAGAATACTCACAATATGTTATTTTCGTTCAGTTCTCTTATTTATACTTGTAGTCTTATGAATTTTTCCAATATAGCTTATCCAACTCAACCCCAAACTTGATTTTATCCAAACTGAAATTTTGGTCTCTTTGGCCTCTAGCAACCTCATCTTTCTTCAGGTGAAGAGTAACCATGGGCTTGTGATTTATTTAGTTAAACAAGCACAACCTCTTTTTCTTGATTTTCTATAGATAAGCTCAACACAAGAGGGCATTAGTAACACAATCACTAGTTTCTCATTTAGTAACCTTTTATGTGTGGAAGACAAGTGGGTTACTAAAATAgagaaacctcataacatggactaaatctcCCTTAAACCCTCATGAACATTCTTTTAAGTGGAGTGGAAATGTAAATGTGCATGgttggtcaattaagtccaaaaGAGTAGATTTAAGCCACATTATGGTGAGTGGCTAAAATAGATGAATCAATTCCAAATtaactagagagagagagcacatcACATTGTTTTGGATTGATGATCTTCCTATGATAGCACACTCCATTTGAGAAACACATTCTTATTTAGTGAAACTACATAAATTACTTAGagagaaagattagtctcacaacaCTAGTCATAGAGTAACTTCCCCTTTGGTAAGTGATCAaagtatttgaatttctcacatagcaCTTTATTCATTTAAGAACTTGGGATTTCACTCTATGTCTAGGTCATGGAAACAATAGAGTAATCAAATTGAATTATGCCATGAAATACTTATAATCATTAGAACATGTAGATGGCCATAAGATAAGAATGGGAATTTGGCAATCTACCATAAgacaagattccatcaagtagAGAGTTCTTGAACTATGAGTGATAAGTGCCTCTACTTGAGAttgattctttattcttggcTTTGTTGaaattcttggtttgaagtccacaaagAAAACACAAGTCATGTGTGTTGCTTGGTGTGGATGATTAATTCAATTCCAATAATACACTCTTTTTCAATGTTTTGGTGAGCTCTTGGTTATGGCACTAGAGATTGGTCTTAAGTTGACCATCCATTTTCATCACATAGAAATGAATCACTTCCATCATGAGTTTCATCTTCTTCTTTCTCAAATATGGGTCGTAGGTTTTGTCCTTGAACTGGATTGTTGTCAACTGTTGTTCCTTGTTGttgtgcggcactgccgctcagaggtgcggcactgccgcagatTCTACATTAGCTGGTTCTGGAGCAGCTGCAACTTGAGGATCCTCTTCTATAGTGGCCTAgatttcttgtggtctaatatcaccaatagccatttgcttgattgccttgcaaggtggttcctcattacctacaacatgaataagatcttgctcaactagagagccattaaagcATCATATGGTAAATAATTCATTTAAACTTTAAGTGCTCTAGCCACTCCTAATAATTTACAAACACAAACACATTTGTGAACTACTAGAGACTACACAAGTTaagtggctagctagcaaggaTTAGGTACTAGTTACCGAGGTGAGTATGAAGTTAGAAATATATCCATCAATTTATCCTTGGGTCAATCTTGAGATAATGGACAATATGAATAAGATTGATAGCTTGAGATGATATTTTCAAAAAACTTGCTCAAGCACCACAAAGCTTCAGTCACCATCAAGTACCTACAACACTCATCAAGCACAACttggtacccaaactatgttgggtccattaaggttagtcacaagagacttaggcacccaaatgaccTTTGTGCTAGCACGTGGTGAACAAATCACCTTTCTAgcacaagtgtcatttttggacctcctaagcaaatttgaatcaAATGATGAGTtgagcttaggagtgttacctatgGGACAATCCATACTTAGATGTCCCTTTCCTCAGCAAGTGTAGCAAATGTGGCGTTTGATCTTGTAAGACATCTTCTTATCTTGCTTTTTGTTTGCTACCTTGTCGATGAGCCTCTTTCTTGATGATGCCAAGCCTTCATCCTTCATGGAGGGACATGATGCAATTTCATGACCCTTCTCATTACATCTATAACActtcctcttgcttcttcttatcttcttgtTGGGAAGTGTTGCTTGGTCATCAACCTTGTTGAAACACAGAGGCATAGTGTCCCATGTTGGAACACTTGAGGCACTTGGCATgaaccatcttcttcttctcttgaatcTTACTCATgcttttgttttctttcttcaaGGAGTAATCTCTTACATGGTGACCCTCCTTCTTGCACCtgaagcaagtgatgagagtcttctTTGGTTGAAGTTGCACCTTGGTGGCCTTGGGGGCTTTGCCGTTCTGCCCAGGTGCGGTACTATCGTACTGggatgcggcactgccgcaccctaGAACCTCTGTAGCCTTGAGCTAAACTGCTACATTTTGGACAGATGGCACTTCTTAAAATTTCCCCTTGACTTTGGCACTGTTGGACTTGTGTCCTTCTTGATCGGGCTTGATGCATGCTTCGgttgatcccttctcaagcttcttcaccatgtcttcacggttatcttgagaagattGAGCATTGCACTTTTCCCTTTAATTGAATCAAGTCCCTTTTTAACCTCTCaacttcttccttgagctcttcaTTTTCTTTTGTAATGGAATCATCACAAATTTCTATAATTACATGCTCAACAgaaggttggcttgcttgagagcaacaattgttagcacatgataaaatatatagaacttgtgtacatgtgcacttgtgagtgtgaggttggtatgattttaccgttgttaccacaacctcatgagcaatTTCTAGCATGATATGAGAatccataagcttctcatgagagcacaaaagCTCATCATGATCTTCTTGTAAGATCTCATTCTTGCTAGTGAGCctttccaccttgtccttgagcacataattctcatcttctaatttggcaacacaagatagagagttaataaTATGAGTTTGCTCAATTGACAAATTCTCATACCTTTCGACCAAACTAGCATGAGAGCGcttaagcttttcatgctttttggtcaatTTCTTCAAGCATTTGATCTTATTGATAAGAAACTCTTCTTGGTCATGAAGtgtttcttcttgctcttgaattttctctatgagcttgagcaccatcaacttatCTTTCTTGCTTATATGTGCCAAGTGTTGAttgaactcatcatcatcactttcatcttcactCTCACTTTCAccttcactctcactctcacttgccacattcttctctttctttgccatgagaccCAAATGAGTAGTGGCatagagagttgagcttcttggtgaggtggattcatcatttggccTCCACCGATCACAATCTTCTTttttcaaaatgttagtctcacaagaactaGAGAAAGTAGAAGTACCATATGTAAAAGCATTGTTCTCACCAACCATTTCATTACCTTCCATTAAGTCATATGTTGGTGAggaagtggatgtggcatgatcaCTTGGACCTTTTGggagaatcacttgaggctctTCATTTGTCGGTGAAGTTGAGAACTCCTCAAGtggttcctccaatgagagggtCTTCTCATCATATTTGGACTTGTCATATTTTTCTTTGAGTGTGGTCCAAATTATATGAGCATCATCAAGTGGTTcatcatctccaaatatgatggcatcaaaaacatcttcactcaaagcactaaataagacattagta
It encodes:
- the LOC136451386 gene encoding uncharacterized protein, giving the protein MGPHIERIVDISISPPSDDLDILSKEEVKCLQNNAQATNVLFSALSEDVFDAIIFGDDEPLDDAHIIWTTLKEKYDKSKYDEKTLSLEEPLEEFSTSPTNEEPQVILPKGPSDHATSTSSPTYDLMEGNEMVGENNAFTYGTSTFSSSCETNILKKEDCDRWRPNDESTSPRSSTLYATTHLGLMAKKEKNVASESESEGESESEDESDDDEFNQHLAHISKKDKLMVLKLIEKIQEQEETLHDQEEFLINKIKCLKKLTKKHEKLKRSHASLVERYENLSIEQTHIINSLSCVAKLEDENYVLKDKVERLTSKNEILQEDHDELLCSHEKLMDSHIMLEIAHEVVVTTEQQCHTFSEAVQQCGSAAPWEE